In the Aneurinibacillus soli genome, one interval contains:
- a CDS encoding sensor histidine kinase, giving the protein MKHVHPLSIVMLLTMIFVFLTGCTPVSQSSPPTASKGVLDLRTWDFAQDGAVKLNGEWAFYWRELRESPPSPTVSRHFLTLPHVWNGYEWNGTKLPAEGYATFMLTVRLNPHEKNRLQAIYMPIASTAYRLIVNGQQLSTNGIVGTTKETMKPQYLPRLIYLQPETDTLHIVLQISNFMHKNGGIWKEIQLGDAQQLANWKEGTIIKQSFFIATFLVFGLYHLAIYIPRRRDVYSLYFGIFCFLISIRAALQDNISLIQLFPNFNWELALKIEYCAIFIGIPTFMMLIQSLYPQEVNRKFVRIIQMISLCFIFVTAVTPASIYTRLITAYYLVMLIVITYMIYALVLTAVRKRAFGIANCLAANFFLITAICDILYYNQIIRYGNFTSLGLFVFTLVQFTNLSVFYARNYRDVEQLSDELKNLNNTLEHRVQERTKSLERSIRETSKARAEMSALEERNRIAGDIHDIVGHTLTTTIVQIEAGKRLVEKDLPRALEKFELSQELVRNGLTEIRRAIRIENEDEQSFIFPYALEHLIAETTKYTGVTIDASISPLPSLTVAQKKFIYHALQEGLTNGIRHGQSTHFIFLLERRNATLHFVLKDNGVGSSAITCGFGLTMMQKRARQLKGDVTLSSQSGKGYTISITMPIIQMGKESLL; this is encoded by the coding sequence ATGAAGCATGTACATCCTTTGTCCATCGTGATGTTACTGACGATGATTTTTGTTTTCCTAACAGGATGCACTCCTGTCTCACAATCGAGCCCACCTACCGCTTCCAAAGGGGTTCTCGATTTACGCACATGGGATTTTGCACAGGATGGAGCCGTAAAATTGAACGGAGAGTGGGCGTTCTATTGGCGAGAACTACGCGAATCTCCTCCATCTCCTACGGTTTCCCGCCATTTTTTAACCTTGCCACACGTATGGAATGGATATGAATGGAACGGAACCAAGCTTCCAGCAGAAGGATATGCAACCTTCATGTTGACAGTACGACTGAACCCACACGAAAAAAATCGATTACAAGCCATCTACATGCCAATTGCTTCTACCGCATACCGACTGATTGTAAATGGACAACAACTGTCGACGAATGGTATTGTCGGAACGACGAAAGAGACAATGAAGCCTCAATATCTACCACGCTTAATCTATTTACAACCAGAAACAGACACGCTGCATATCGTATTACAAATTTCGAATTTCATGCATAAAAACGGTGGGATATGGAAAGAGATCCAGCTTGGTGACGCTCAGCAGCTTGCGAATTGGAAAGAAGGTACCATCATTAAGCAAAGCTTCTTCATCGCAACCTTTCTTGTGTTTGGGCTGTACCATCTCGCCATCTATATCCCTCGCCGCCGAGATGTATATTCCTTGTACTTTGGAATTTTCTGTTTCCTTATCAGCATTCGGGCAGCCTTACAAGATAACATCTCTTTAATTCAACTTTTTCCTAACTTCAACTGGGAACTCGCGCTCAAAATCGAATACTGTGCTATATTCATTGGGATTCCGACTTTCATGATGCTCATTCAATCTTTATATCCACAAGAAGTAAACAGAAAATTCGTTCGCATTATTCAGATGATAAGCTTGTGTTTTATATTCGTTACAGCTGTCACCCCAGCTAGTATCTATACTCGACTTATCACGGCATATTATCTCGTTATGCTTATTGTAATTACATACATGATATATGCCCTTGTTCTTACTGCCGTCCGCAAGCGGGCGTTCGGTATTGCTAACTGTCTCGCCGCAAATTTCTTTTTGATTACCGCGATTTGCGATATTCTGTACTACAATCAGATCATCCGTTATGGAAATTTCACATCGCTTGGTCTATTCGTATTTACGCTCGTCCAATTTACTAATCTATCTGTCTTTTATGCTCGTAACTATCGCGATGTAGAACAGCTATCTGACGAATTAAAAAACCTGAACAATACACTCGAACACCGTGTACAGGAACGGACGAAATCACTGGAGCGTTCCATACGCGAGACCTCTAAAGCAAGGGCCGAGATGTCAGCACTAGAAGAAAGAAATCGCATTGCAGGAGATATTCATGATATTGTCGGGCATACGCTGACAACAACCATTGTACAAATCGAAGCCGGCAAGCGACTCGTTGAGAAAGATTTGCCACGGGCATTAGAGAAGTTCGAACTATCACAAGAGCTCGTACGTAACGGATTGACTGAAATCAGGCGCGCGATCCGAATTGAAAATGAGGATGAGCAATCTTTTATCTTTCCGTATGCACTGGAACATCTCATTGCTGAAACGACAAAATATACAGGGGTGACAATCGATGCTTCGATCTCCCCTCTGCCTTCTCTTACTGTGGCACAAAAAAAGTTTATCTATCATGCACTGCAAGAAGGCCTGACAAACGGGATCCGTCACGGGCAAAGCACACACTTTATTTTCCTCCTGGAACGGCGGAATGCGACCCTGCACTTCGTACTCAAGGACAACGGCGTAGGCTCATCTGCCATCACATGTGGCTTCGGACTGACCATGATGCAAAAACGTGCTCGACAACTGAAAGGGGACGTCACCCTTTCATCACAATCGGGAAAAGGATACACAATCTCCATTACGATGCCAATCATCCAAATGGGGAAGGAGTCTCTCCTGTAG
- a CDS encoding methyl-accepting chemotaxis protein encodes MSTQTVEICKELEYAIEAGKHIYELFNQVSTVLVVNRELEVLGYLEGDIHLKLKVGDKIPTNVLSAQVMNAKKRMSQMVTKAESSFQVAYQGLAIPVMDSHGKVVGCLGITSPLTKQQALIDMASNLIETSLSTTKASEEIAMGASGLADAVRDLNAVSGEAKSEIMMIGDVLKLIKRIADQTNLLSLNAAIEAARAGDAGRGFAVVADEVRKLAQDTKGSLDDISNKMNQILHSVEKMTEGIFKIDAHAQQQAAATEEISASMIVLEENAKKIEELSNSLSI; translated from the coding sequence ATGAGCACACAAACAGTAGAGATATGCAAGGAACTAGAGTATGCGATTGAAGCAGGAAAGCATATATATGAACTTTTTAATCAGGTCAGTACAGTGCTTGTTGTAAATCGGGAACTGGAGGTTTTAGGATACCTGGAGGGTGACATTCATCTGAAGCTTAAAGTAGGGGATAAAATCCCAACAAATGTTTTGTCTGCTCAAGTAATGAACGCGAAAAAAAGAATGTCACAAATGGTCACAAAGGCAGAATCATCTTTTCAAGTTGCTTATCAAGGACTAGCGATTCCCGTTATGGACTCTCATGGGAAGGTTGTTGGCTGTCTGGGCATTACGTCTCCGTTAACCAAACAACAGGCACTCATTGATATGGCTTCTAATCTGATTGAGACCTCGTTAAGTACAACGAAAGCTAGTGAAGAAATCGCAATGGGGGCTTCCGGGTTAGCGGATGCGGTGCGTGATTTGAACGCGGTTTCCGGAGAAGCAAAGTCTGAAATCATGATGATCGGGGATGTACTTAAGCTGATTAAGCGTATTGCTGATCAGACAAATTTATTATCATTGAACGCTGCGATTGAGGCAGCGCGGGCGGGAGACGCCGGCAGGGGATTTGCTGTGGTGGCGGACGAAGTACGAAAGTTAGCCCAGGATACAAAGGGAAGTCTGGATGACATTTCTAACAAAATGAATCAAATTTTACATTCAGTTGAAAAAATGACAGAAGGGATCTTTAAAATCGATGCTCACGCGCAACAACAAGCGGCTGCTACAGAAGAGATTAGTGCGTCGATGATTGTATTAGAGGAAAATGCGAAAAAAATAGAAGAGTTATCTAACTCTCTATCCATATAG
- the truA gene encoding tRNA pseudouridine(38-40) synthase TruA — protein MQERKIKLVFSYRGTAYHGFQRQRVLPSVQGEMEKVLKRLVGHEVSLAVSGRTDAGVHARYQTAHFITTCGIPGERFVQAMNTFLPDDIVVLESKEMPFDFHARYDVVEKTYRYRILNQRQSDPFLLDRAYWVRVPLRIEQMRAAAEHFIGTHDFTSFCSVRTHVDSKVRTIYEIRIDVEERDPYVKGQGQDIWLTFRGSGFLYNMVRMLTGALLEVGKGRWTPEYVKDMLASKSPSVRKVNVPPQGLYLWDVKYKE, from the coding sequence ATGCAGGAACGTAAGATTAAACTTGTATTTTCATATCGAGGTACCGCTTATCACGGCTTTCAGCGCCAGCGAGTGCTGCCAAGTGTACAGGGAGAGATGGAGAAGGTATTGAAGCGACTTGTGGGCCACGAGGTATCGCTTGCGGTATCGGGACGGACAGATGCGGGAGTACATGCCCGGTATCAGACCGCCCACTTTATTACGACATGTGGTATACCGGGTGAGCGATTTGTTCAAGCGATGAATACGTTTTTGCCCGATGATATTGTGGTGTTAGAGTCTAAAGAGATGCCGTTTGACTTCCATGCGCGGTATGATGTGGTGGAGAAAACGTATCGCTACCGCATTCTGAATCAACGCCAGTCCGATCCGTTTTTGCTGGATCGAGCATATTGGGTGCGCGTACCGCTTCGGATTGAGCAGATGCGTGCGGCAGCCGAGCACTTCATTGGTACGCATGATTTTACATCATTTTGTTCGGTGCGGACACATGTGGATAGTAAGGTGAGAACCATCTATGAGATACGGATTGATGTAGAGGAGCGCGATCCGTATGTGAAGGGACAGGGGCAAGATATTTGGCTGACGTTCCGGGGCAGTGGATTTCTGTACAATATGGTGCGGATGCTGACGGGGGCGCTGCTTGAGGTCGGGAAGGGCCGCTGGACACCGGAGTATGTGAAGGATATGCTTGCGTCTAAGAGTCCATCTGTTCGCAAGGTGAATGTTCCGCCACAGGGGCTGTATTTGTGGGATGTGAAGTATAAAGAGTAG
- a CDS encoding energy-coupling factor transporter transmembrane component T family protein — MVNRVPIGQYVPGNSVLHRCDPRSKLIGTCLFLILVFLANTPLSMIVAALVCFVGIGISRVPILYVLRGLKPALWIIVLTALLQLFMNEEGRLLFTWKFLQIHEQGVRDAVFVSARIILLMMTASLLTLTTSPIQLTDGLESVFSPLKRVGFPAHELALMMSISLRFIPTLMEETEKIAKAQMSRGASFSSGSLIKRVQSMLPIIVPLFVQSFRRAEELAFAMEARGYRGGVGRTKYRQLRYGVVDVGLGVVIMVVAVVIIVFRT; from the coding sequence TTGGTGAACCGTGTACCGATTGGTCAATATGTGCCAGGAAACTCGGTATTGCATCGCTGCGACCCACGCAGTAAGCTAATTGGCACGTGCCTGTTTCTTATCCTTGTTTTTTTGGCGAATACGCCCCTTTCGATGATCGTAGCGGCTTTAGTCTGTTTTGTAGGGATTGGAATCTCCCGTGTGCCGATTTTGTATGTGCTGCGTGGGTTAAAGCCAGCACTGTGGATTATTGTGCTCACTGCATTGTTGCAATTGTTTATGAATGAAGAAGGTCGGCTGTTGTTCACGTGGAAGTTCCTCCAGATTCATGAACAGGGCGTGCGGGATGCAGTGTTTGTATCGGCGCGTATTATTTTGTTGATGATGACCGCGTCGCTTCTCACGCTGACGACGTCTCCCATTCAGTTGACAGATGGGCTAGAGAGTGTATTTTCGCCGCTGAAGCGTGTGGGGTTTCCGGCGCATGAGCTGGCGTTGATGATGTCGATCTCGCTTCGCTTTATTCCGACACTGATGGAAGAAACTGAAAAAATCGCCAAAGCGCAAATGTCGCGAGGTGCTTCGTTTTCTAGTGGTTCGCTCATTAAGCGTGTACAGAGCATGCTGCCTATTATTGTGCCGCTGTTCGTGCAGTCGTTCCGGCGGGCGGAGGAGCTTGCGTTTGCGATGGAAGCGCGCGGTTATCGCGGCGGCGTGGGTCGGACGAAATATCGACAGCTTCGCTATGGGGTCGTAGATGTTGGACTCGGAGTCGTGATTATGGTTGTAGCGGTTGTGATTATTGTATTTCGCACATAA